From Paraburkholderia flava, a single genomic window includes:
- the fliS gene encoding flagellar export chaperone FliS — protein MFSPGHSGANAYARVGVETGVMGASPHRLIVMLYQGARQAIAQARLHLQQGNVAARGEAIGKAIQIVASGLQPALNIEAGGEIAQRLDGLYSYMTRRLLEANLKQSETMMIEVDGLLATLEDAWLGIGPEVARMAAQPSAEYAR, from the coding sequence ATGTTTTCCCCAGGACACTCTGGAGCCAATGCGTACGCACGCGTCGGAGTCGAAACAGGGGTGATGGGCGCGAGTCCGCATCGTCTGATCGTGATGCTGTATCAGGGCGCACGGCAGGCCATCGCGCAGGCGCGGCTGCATCTGCAGCAGGGTAACGTCGCGGCGCGCGGCGAGGCGATCGGCAAGGCGATCCAGATCGTCGCAAGCGGGTTGCAGCCGGCGCTGAACATCGAGGCCGGCGGCGAGATCGCGCAGCGGCTCGACGGGTTGTACAGCTATATGACACGACGCCTGCTCGAGGCGAACCTCAAGCAGAGCGAGACGATGATGATCGAGGTGGACGGCCTGCTGGCCACGCTCGAGGATGCATGGCTAGGAATTGGACCCGAAGTCGCGCGCATGGCGGCCCAGCCGTCTGCGGAATACGCCCGATGA
- the fliE gene encoding flagellar hook-basal body complex protein FliE, producing the protein MTVVNPITSALQQMQAMAAEAAGGTSTSAAGAVGAQSTESSGGFASLLKASIDKISGDQMKAGGEAQAFELGSPNVSLNDVMVDMQKAGIGFQFGLQVRNKLVSAYNEIMQTSV; encoded by the coding sequence ATGACTGTCGTGAACCCGATTACGTCCGCCCTGCAGCAGATGCAGGCGATGGCGGCAGAGGCCGCCGGCGGCACGTCCACGAGCGCCGCGGGCGCCGTGGGCGCGCAGTCCACAGAAAGCAGCGGCGGTTTCGCGTCGTTGCTGAAGGCATCGATCGACAAGATCAGCGGCGACCAGATGAAGGCGGGAGGCGAAGCTCAGGCGTTCGAGCTGGGTTCGCCGAACGTGTCGCTGAACGACGTGATGGTCGACATGCAGAAGGCCGGTATCGGCTTCCAGTTCGGCCTGCAGGTCCGCAACAAGCTGGTGTCCGCGTACAACGAGATCATGCAGACGTCGGTCTGA
- the fliF gene encoding flagellar basal-body MS-ring/collar protein FliF: MDSSANSIINADARMGLAGTQPGGGTPGSAGGQSGADLGGLGGGFAQRIPSLTQMRGNPRAPLIFAVALLVAVVAALVLWSRAPDYKVLYSNLSDRDGGAIITALQQANIPYKFSDAGGAILVPSEQVHEMRLRLAAQGLPKNGSVGFELMDNQKFGISQFAEQVNYQRALEGELQQTIESISSVRSARVHLAIPKPSVFVRDREQPSASVMVNLYPGRVLDEGQVVAVSHMVASAVPDLPVRNVTIVDQDGNLLTQPSSGTGLDATQLKYVQQVERSTQQRIDAILAPLFGAGNAHSQVSADIDFSKLEQTAETYAPNGASAPAAIRSQQTSTATELSQGGASGVPGALSNQPPQPASAPIVAANGASSVAATPVSDRKDSTTNYELDKTVRHFEQAGGNIKRLSVAVVVNYLTQVDAKGHATSQPMPADKLAQVEQLVKDAMGYDAKRGDSVNVVNSAFMTDVDPVVNVPWWRTPDMIALAKQVATYLGIGAVALFLYFALVRPAMRRAFPTPEQVASLPAPDEPLLLDGLPPSPGASDVDEGNSLMSFENEKHKFERNLEYARTIARQDPKIVATVVKNWVSDES; the protein is encoded by the coding sequence ATGGATTCGTCAGCCAACTCGATCATCAACGCCGACGCCCGGATGGGCCTCGCCGGCACGCAGCCAGGCGGCGGCACGCCCGGCTCGGCCGGCGGCCAGTCAGGCGCCGACCTGGGCGGTCTGGGCGGCGGCTTCGCCCAGCGCATTCCGTCGCTCACGCAGATGCGCGGCAATCCGCGCGCGCCGCTGATTTTTGCGGTCGCACTGCTGGTCGCCGTGGTCGCCGCCCTCGTGCTGTGGTCGCGCGCACCGGACTACAAGGTGCTCTACAGCAACCTGTCGGACCGCGACGGCGGCGCGATCATCACCGCATTGCAACAGGCGAACATCCCGTACAAGTTCAGCGACGCCGGCGGCGCGATCCTCGTGCCGTCCGAGCAGGTTCATGAAATGCGCCTGCGGCTCGCGGCGCAGGGTCTGCCGAAAAACGGCTCGGTCGGCTTCGAGCTGATGGACAACCAGAAGTTCGGCATCAGCCAGTTCGCCGAGCAGGTGAACTACCAGCGCGCACTCGAAGGCGAGCTGCAGCAAACGATTGAATCGATCTCGTCGGTGCGTTCGGCGCGCGTGCATCTGGCGATCCCGAAGCCGTCGGTGTTCGTGCGCGACCGCGAGCAGCCGTCCGCATCGGTGATGGTGAATCTGTACCCGGGCCGCGTGCTCGACGAAGGCCAGGTGGTCGCGGTCTCGCATATGGTGGCGAGCGCGGTGCCCGATCTGCCGGTGCGCAACGTGACGATCGTCGACCAGGACGGCAACCTGCTGACGCAGCCGTCGTCGGGCACCGGTCTCGACGCGACGCAGCTGAAGTACGTGCAGCAGGTGGAGCGCAGCACGCAGCAGCGCATCGACGCGATCCTCGCGCCGCTGTTCGGCGCCGGCAATGCGCACTCGCAGGTCAGCGCCGACATCGATTTCTCGAAGCTCGAACAGACCGCTGAAACCTACGCGCCGAACGGCGCGAGCGCGCCGGCCGCGATCCGCAGCCAGCAGACGAGCACCGCGACCGAACTGTCGCAGGGCGGCGCGTCGGGTGTACCGGGCGCGCTGTCGAACCAGCCGCCGCAGCCCGCATCCGCACCGATCGTTGCCGCGAATGGCGCAAGCTCGGTGGCCGCGACGCCGGTCAGCGATCGCAAGGACTCGACGACCAACTACGAACTCGACAAAACCGTACGCCACTTCGAACAGGCCGGCGGCAACATCAAGCGGCTGTCGGTGGCGGTGGTGGTCAACTATCTGACGCAGGTCGACGCGAAAGGCCATGCGACGTCGCAGCCGATGCCCGCCGACAAGCTCGCGCAGGTCGAACAGCTCGTGAAGGACGCGATGGGCTACGACGCGAAGCGCGGCGACTCGGTGAACGTCGTCAACAGCGCGTTCATGACCGACGTCGATCCGGTCGTCAACGTACCGTGGTGGCGCACGCCGGACATGATCGCGCTCGCGAAGCAGGTCGCGACGTATCTCGGCATCGGCGCAGTCGCCCTGTTCCTCTACTTCGCGCTGGTGCGCCCGGCAATGCGCCGCGCGTTCCCGACGCCCGAGCAGGTCGCATCGCTGCCCGCCCCCGACGAACCCCTGCTGCTCGACGGCCTGCCGCCGTCGCCAGGCGCAAGCGACGTGGACGAAGGCAACAGCCTGATGTCGTTCGAAAACGAGAAGCACAAGTTCGAGCGGAACCTGGAATACGCGCGCACGATCGCCCGCCAGGATCCGAAGATTGTCGCAACCGTCGTCAAGAACTGGGTGTCCGATGAAAGCTGA
- the fliG gene encoding flagellar motor switch protein FliG: protein MKAEGVTKSALLLMSIGEEEAAQVFKFLAPREVQKIGVAMAALKNVTREQVEEVLHEFAKEAEQHTALSLDSSEYIRSVLNKALGEDRAGAIIDRILQGSDTSGIEGLKWMDSGAVAELIKNEHPQIIATILVHLDRDQASEIVACFSERLRNDVLLRIATLDGIQPAALRELDDVLTGLLSGSDNLKRSPMGGIRTAAEILNFMSSNHEEAVLENVRAYDAELAQKIVDQMFVFENLLELEDRAIQLLLKEVESESLIISLKGAPAALRQKFLSNMSQRAAELLAEDLDARGPVRVSEVETQQRRILQVVRNLAESGQIVIGGKAEDAYV, encoded by the coding sequence ATGAAAGCTGAAGGCGTGACCAAGAGCGCGCTCCTGCTGATGTCGATCGGCGAGGAAGAGGCCGCGCAGGTGTTCAAGTTCCTCGCGCCGCGCGAGGTGCAGAAGATCGGCGTCGCGATGGCCGCGCTGAAGAACGTGACGCGCGAACAGGTCGAGGAAGTGCTGCATGAGTTCGCGAAGGAAGCGGAGCAGCACACCGCGCTGTCGCTGGATTCGAGCGAGTACATCCGCAGCGTGCTGAACAAGGCGCTCGGCGAGGACCGGGCCGGCGCGATCATCGACCGCATCTTGCAGGGCAGCGACACGAGCGGCATCGAAGGGCTCAAGTGGATGGACTCCGGCGCGGTCGCGGAACTCATCAAGAACGAGCATCCGCAGATCATCGCGACGATCCTCGTTCACCTCGACCGCGACCAGGCCTCGGAGATCGTCGCGTGCTTCAGCGAGCGGCTGCGCAACGACGTGCTGCTGCGGATCGCGACGCTCGACGGCATCCAGCCGGCCGCGCTGCGCGAACTCGACGACGTGCTGACCGGCCTGCTGTCCGGCAGCGACAACCTGAAGCGCAGCCCGATGGGCGGCATCCGTACCGCGGCGGAAATTCTCAACTTCATGTCGAGCAATCACGAAGAAGCGGTGCTCGAAAACGTCCGCGCATACGACGCCGAACTCGCGCAGAAGATCGTCGACCAGATGTTCGTGTTCGAGAACCTGCTCGAACTGGAAGACCGCGCGATCCAGCTGCTGCTAAAGGAAGTCGAGTCCGAATCGCTGATCATCTCGCTGAAGGGCGCGCCCGCCGCACTGCGCCAGAAGTTCCTGTCGAACATGTCGCAACGCGCGGCCGAACTGCTCGCCGAGGATCTCGACGCACGCGGTCCGGTGCGCGTGTCCGAAGTCGAAACGCAGCAGCGCCGCATCCTGCAGGTGGTCCGCAATCTCGCGGAAAGCGGCCAGATCGTGATCGGCGGCAAGGCGGAAGATGCGTATGTCTGA
- the fliH gene encoding flagellar assembly protein FliH, which yields MRMSDQDPSSGKTGSGGLSAYQRWEMASFDPVAPPDPADEHAFEAELQRLRDAAHQHGVASGHVAGQALGYQAGYDQGHAQGFEQGLAEARAEAASLAALAQSFRTALDGAQSDVSETLVALALDIAQQVVRQHVQHDPAALIAAAREVMATEPALSGAPALVVSPADLPVVEAYLLEELQARGWSVRTDPAVERGGCRAQAATGEVDAGIGTRWERVAAALGKVSTW from the coding sequence ATGCGTATGTCTGATCAGGATCCGTCGTCGGGAAAGACGGGCAGCGGCGGTCTCTCGGCGTATCAGCGCTGGGAGATGGCGTCGTTCGATCCCGTTGCCCCGCCCGATCCCGCCGACGAACACGCGTTCGAAGCCGAGCTGCAACGGCTGCGCGACGCCGCGCATCAGCATGGCGTCGCGTCCGGCCACGTCGCCGGCCAGGCGCTCGGCTATCAGGCCGGCTACGACCAGGGTCATGCGCAGGGCTTCGAACAAGGTCTCGCCGAAGCGCGCGCGGAAGCGGCCAGTCTCGCGGCGCTCGCGCAGTCGTTCAGAACCGCACTCGACGGCGCGCAGAGCGACGTGTCGGAAACGCTCGTCGCACTCGCACTCGACATCGCGCAGCAGGTCGTGCGTCAACACGTGCAGCACGATCCCGCCGCGCTGATCGCCGCCGCGCGCGAAGTGATGGCGACCGAGCCGGCACTGTCGGGCGCGCCGGCCCTCGTCGTCAGTCCGGCGGATCTGCCGGTCGTCGAGGCGTATCTGCTCGAAGAATTGCAGGCGCGCGGCTGGAGCGTGCGCACCGATCCGGCCGTCGAACGCGGCGGCTGCCGCGCGCAGGCCGCGACCGGCGAAGTGGATGCAGGCATCGGCACACGCTGGGAGCGCGTCGCCGCCGCACTCGGCAAGGTGAGCACATGGTGA
- the fliI gene encoding flagellar protein export ATPase FliI yields MVKPTLDDIRRASDLTPLERELALASFGAVESASGTDNTAEIEAVAAPHSAVPANAASRASIQQETLDNPHTAAWRARLEALRARNAIARPLRACGRLTRAAGLVLEAVGLRLSVGSEVMIELPLGSTRSMAEAEVVGFAGDKLFLMPTTEVAGLLPGARVYPLESAPIADPLAGAKRLPVGWELLGRVVDASGRPLDGLGPLGTQIDAPLSAPSINPLNREPIHKVLDVGVRAINALLTVGRGQRMGLFAGSGVGKSVLLGTMARYTSAEVIVIGLIGERGREVKEFIEQILGEDGLARSVVVAAPADVSPLLRMQGAAYATSLAEYFRDQGKHVLLLMDSLTRYAMAQREIALAVGEPPATKGYPPSVFAKLPALVERTGNGRAGAGSITAFYTVLTEGDDQQDPIADSARAILDGHIVLSRTLAEAGHYPAIDIEASISRAMTALIDDAHLEKTRLFKQMLSRYQRNRDLINVGAYSSGRDALLDRAIALYPRIEAFLQQGFRECAEFGSSLEALDALFNQGA; encoded by the coding sequence ATGGTGAAGCCGACGCTCGACGACATCCGCCGCGCCAGCGATCTGACGCCGCTCGAAAGAGAGCTGGCGCTGGCGTCGTTTGGTGCGGTCGAGTCTGCTTCGGGCACGGATAACACCGCAGAGATAGAAGCCGTCGCCGCACCTCATTCCGCAGTCCCCGCGAACGCTGCATCGCGTGCGTCCATTCAGCAGGAAACGCTGGACAACCCACACACCGCCGCATGGCGCGCACGGCTCGAAGCACTGCGCGCGCGCAACGCGATCGCGCGTCCGCTGCGTGCATGCGGACGCCTCACGCGCGCAGCCGGTCTCGTGCTCGAAGCGGTCGGATTGCGGCTGTCGGTCGGCTCGGAAGTGATGATCGAATTGCCGCTCGGCAGCACGCGGTCGATGGCCGAAGCGGAAGTCGTCGGCTTCGCGGGCGACAAACTGTTCCTGATGCCGACGACCGAAGTCGCAGGCCTGTTGCCAGGCGCGCGCGTCTATCCGCTCGAAAGCGCGCCGATCGCCGACCCGCTTGCCGGCGCGAAGCGTCTGCCGGTCGGCTGGGAATTGCTCGGCCGCGTGGTCGATGCATCGGGCCGCCCGCTCGACGGACTCGGCCCACTCGGCACGCAGATCGACGCGCCGCTGTCCGCACCGTCGATCAACCCGCTGAATCGCGAGCCGATCCACAAGGTGCTCGACGTCGGCGTGCGTGCGATCAACGCGCTGCTGACCGTCGGACGTGGACAGCGGATGGGCTTGTTCGCGGGTTCAGGCGTCGGCAAGTCGGTGCTGCTCGGCACGATGGCGCGCTACACGAGCGCCGAAGTGATCGTGATCGGACTGATCGGCGAACGCGGCCGCGAAGTGAAGGAATTCATCGAACAGATTCTCGGCGAGGACGGGCTTGCTCGCTCGGTCGTCGTCGCCGCGCCGGCCGACGTATCGCCGCTGCTGCGGATGCAGGGCGCCGCGTACGCGACGTCGCTGGCCGAATACTTCCGCGACCAGGGCAAGCACGTGCTGCTGCTGATGGATTCGCTGACGCGTTACGCGATGGCGCAGCGCGAGATCGCGCTCGCGGTCGGCGAGCCGCCCGCGACCAAGGGCTACCCGCCGTCGGTGTTCGCGAAGCTGCCCGCGCTCGTCGAGCGCACCGGCAACGGACGGGCGGGCGCCGGCTCGATCACCGCGTTCTACACTGTGCTGACCGAAGGCGACGACCAGCAGGATCCGATCGCCGATTCCGCGCGCGCGATTCTCGACGGCCACATCGTGCTATCGCGCACGCTCGCGGAAGCGGGCCACTATCCGGCGATCGACATCGAAGCGTCGATCAGCCGCGCGATGACCGCGCTGATCGACGACGCGCATCTCGAGAAGACGCGGCTCTTCAAGCAGATGCTGTCACGCTATCAACGCAACCGCGACCTGATCAACGTCGGCGCGTATTCGAGCGGGCGCGATGCGCTGCTCGATCGTGCGATCGCACTGTATCCGCGCATCGAGGCGTTTCTCCAGCAAGGGTTTCGCGAATGCGCGGAATTCGGCTCGAGCCTCGAAGCGCTCGATGCGCTCTTCAATCAAGGAGCCTGA
- the fliJ gene encoding flagellar export protein FliJ, which translates to MGKHLPIQTLIGLAKDDVDAAAQRLGRAQRDRRDVEAQLDALIQYRDEYHARFTNSAQAGMAAGNMRNFQAFIDTLDAAIEQQRGLLTTATARVEAAKPDWQRQRQKLGSYEVLQARGDAAEALQMSRREQRDSDEHAARILRMRAEGV; encoded by the coding sequence ATGGGCAAGCACCTTCCGATCCAGACACTCATCGGCCTCGCGAAGGACGATGTCGACGCCGCCGCGCAGCGACTCGGCCGCGCGCAGCGCGACCGCCGCGACGTCGAGGCGCAGCTCGACGCGCTGATCCAGTATCGCGACGAATATCACGCGCGCTTCACGAACTCCGCGCAGGCTGGCATGGCGGCCGGCAACATGCGCAATTTTCAGGCGTTCATCGATACGCTCGATGCCGCGATCGAACAGCAGCGCGGCTTGCTGACGACCGCGACCGCGCGCGTCGAGGCCGCGAAGCCGGACTGGCAGCGGCAACGTCAGAAGCTTGGTTCTTATGAAGTGCTGCAGGCGCGCGGCGATGCGGCCGAAGCGCTGCAGATGTCGCGCCGCGAGCAACGCGATTCCGATGAGCATGCCGCGCGGATTTTGCGGATGCGGGCTGAGGGTGTGTAA
- a CDS encoding flagellar hook-length control protein FliK, translating to MSTLSMIGSLLGTSAGSSGSSSASSASQAAPFSQTLQQSIDAQNSASNASAQQKASSSSSSSSSNSSSVHDAPPPSDDPSKGTSAASGKSDSGKGSDGTASTGSTGSTDSSGNTQQAGGTDATSKPSGGGASKAQQGADGTTAPTTAADAAAAAAAAAAAAAALAAQAQAQAGATQTTTTATDPAAALQDTTQTGTGTSATTPDKKTSDPKTVRDALQAALNALANSQGAVPLPVAGAATGGAAATPLAATADTGIAQRGSIAGKGLALGAAFADGKNAGTQANATAAGATATQDATALRTAADALAAAGGTSSGNPQGTQATKDNADAISATLAAAQAASNAPTAAQSSPPLIAAAAAALAPQVGTPDWEDALSQKVVFLSNAHQQTAQLTLNPPDLGPLQVVLQVAENHAHALFVSQHPQVREAVEAALPKLREAMESNGIGLGSTSVSDGFARQSGQQGQEEASRGSSGRSGGAGAVLPAGAIVSGAPVRRTVGIVDTFA from the coding sequence ATGTCGACTCTCTCCATGATCGGATCGCTGCTCGGCACGAGCGCCGGCTCGTCGGGCTCATCGAGCGCCTCGTCCGCGTCGCAGGCCGCGCCGTTCTCGCAAACGCTGCAGCAGAGCATCGATGCGCAGAACAGTGCGTCGAATGCATCGGCGCAGCAGAAGGCGTCGTCATCTTCGTCATCGTCTTCGTCGAACTCGTCGAGCGTGCATGACGCGCCGCCGCCGAGCGACGATCCGTCGAAGGGCACGAGTGCAGCGAGCGGCAAGAGCGATTCGGGCAAGGGTTCGGACGGCACGGCATCGACGGGCTCGACAGGTTCGACTGACTCGAGTGGCAATACGCAGCAGGCCGGCGGCACTGACGCGACGAGTAAGCCGTCGGGCGGCGGCGCATCGAAGGCGCAGCAAGGCGCGGACGGCACGACAGCGCCGACGACCGCCGCCGATGCGGCAGCCGCTGCGGCTGCGGCGGCCGCCGCTGCTGCCGCACTCGCAGCGCAGGCCCAAGCTCAGGCCGGCGCGACGCAAACGACGACCACCGCCACCGATCCCGCCGCCGCACTGCAGGACACGACGCAGACGGGCACGGGCACATCGGCTACGACACCGGACAAGAAGACCAGCGATCCGAAGACAGTCCGCGACGCATTGCAGGCCGCGCTGAATGCGCTGGCGAATTCGCAGGGCGCCGTGCCGTTGCCGGTCGCAGGTGCAGCGACTGGTGGTGCAGCGGCGACGCCGCTCGCCGCGACTGCCGACACCGGCATCGCGCAGCGCGGCTCGATCGCGGGGAAGGGTCTTGCGCTCGGCGCCGCGTTCGCAGATGGCAAGAACGCGGGCACGCAGGCGAACGCGACGGCTGCGGGCGCGACGGCCACCCAGGATGCGACGGCCCTGCGCACTGCCGCCGACGCACTTGCTGCCGCAGGCGGCACGTCATCCGGCAATCCGCAGGGTACGCAGGCAACCAAGGACAACGCAGATGCCATCAGTGCGACGCTCGCTGCGGCGCAGGCGGCATCGAATGCACCGACGGCTGCGCAGTCGTCGCCTCCGCTGATCGCAGCGGCAGCGGCTGCGCTGGCGCCGCAGGTTGGCACACCGGATTGGGAAGATGCGTTGAGTCAGAAGGTGGTGTTCTTGTCGAATGCGCATCAGCAGACGGCACAGCTGACGTTGAATCCGCCGGATCTCGGGCCGTTACAGGTGGTGTTGCAGGTGGCGGAGAATCATGCGCACGCGCTGTTCGTGTCGCAGCATCCGCAGGTGCGGGAGGCAGTCGAGGCTGCGTTGCCGAAGTTGCGGGAGGCGATGGAGTCGAATGGTATCGGGTTGGGGAGTACGAGTGTCAGTGATGGGTTTGCGCGGCAGAGTGGGCAGCAGGGGCAGGAGGAGGCTAGTCGCGGAAGTAGTGGGCGTTCTGGCGGCGCCGGTGCTGTGTTGCCTGCGGGCGCAATTGTTAGTGGGGCGCCTGTGCGGCGGACTGTTGGGATTGTGGATACGTTTGCTTGA
- the fliL gene encoding flagellar basal body-associated protein FliL: protein MATTTTANQPAIVPTNAPGPMKRILVIALIALVAAAAAGAGVWFFMNKRPATPASATAPVSPSAVPVFFPLEPMTVNLQSDDGQQHYLRIGLTLKLADQKTQDHLTEHMPEIRSRVLLALSNKHPDDLAPLDGKRALATELKTLIEQPNDAGGQPSRVQDVLFTEFVVQ, encoded by the coding sequence ATGGCAACAACCACCACCGCAAACCAGCCGGCCATCGTCCCGACGAATGCCCCAGGCCCGATGAAGCGCATTCTCGTGATCGCGCTCATCGCGCTCGTCGCCGCCGCAGCCGCCGGCGCAGGCGTGTGGTTTTTCATGAACAAACGCCCGGCCACGCCCGCGAGCGCCACGGCGCCCGTCTCGCCGTCCGCCGTGCCGGTGTTCTTCCCGCTCGAACCGATGACCGTCAACCTGCAATCCGACGACGGCCAGCAACACTATCTGCGCATCGGCCTCACGCTGAAGCTCGCCGACCAGAAAACCCAGGATCACCTGACCGAACACATGCCCGAGATCCGCAGCCGCGTGCTGCTCGCCCTGTCGAACAAGCATCCCGACGATCTCGCGCCGCTCGACGGCAAACGCGCACTCGCAACCGAACTGAAAACGCTGATCGAACAGCCGAACGATGCCGGCGGTCAGCCCTCGCGCGTTCAGGATGTGCTGTTCACCGAATTCGTCGTGCAGTGA
- the fliM gene encoding flagellar motor switch protein FliM yields MGHEEFMSQEEVDALLKGVTGEADAEAEQTDRTGVRPYNIATQERIVRGRMPGLEIINDRFARLLRVGIFNFMRRTAEISVGPVKVLKYSEFTRNLPIPTNLNLVHVKPLRGTSLFVFDPNLVFFVVDNLFGGDGRFHTRVEGRDFTATEQRIISKLLNLVFEHYANSWKSVRPLQFEFVRSEMHTQFANVATPNEIVIVTQFSIEFGTTGGTLHICMPYSMIEPIRDVLSSPIQGEALEVDRRWVRVLSQQVQAAEVELTADLAEIPVTFEKILNMRAGDVLPIDIPEHIVAKVDGVPVMECGYGIFNGQYALRVQKMISATDTTKDGGYE; encoded by the coding sequence ATGGGCCACGAAGAGTTCATGTCCCAGGAGGAGGTGGATGCACTCCTGAAAGGCGTCACCGGCGAAGCCGACGCCGAGGCCGAACAGACCGACCGCACCGGCGTCCGTCCGTACAACATCGCGACGCAGGAACGGATCGTCCGCGGCCGGATGCCCGGCCTCGAAATCATCAACGACCGCTTCGCGCGGCTGCTGCGCGTCGGCATCTTCAACTTCATGCGGCGTACGGCAGAGATTTCGGTCGGCCCGGTGAAGGTGCTGAAGTACAGCGAATTCACGCGCAATCTGCCGATCCCGACCAACCTGAACCTGGTCCACGTGAAGCCGCTGCGCGGCACGTCGCTGTTCGTGTTCGACCCGAACCTGGTGTTCTTCGTCGTCGATAACCTGTTCGGCGGCGACGGACGTTTCCATACGCGCGTCGAAGGCCGCGACTTCACGGCGACCGAGCAACGCATCATCAGCAAGCTGCTGAATCTCGTGTTCGAGCACTACGCGAATTCGTGGAAGAGCGTGCGTCCGCTGCAGTTCGAATTCGTCCGCTCCGAGATGCACACGCAGTTCGCGAACGTCGCGACGCCGAACGAGATCGTCATCGTCACGCAGTTCTCGATCGAGTTCGGCACGACCGGCGGCACGCTGCACATCTGCATGCCGTACTCGATGATCGAGCCGATCCGCGACGTGCTGTCGTCGCCGATCCAGGGCGAAGCGCTCGAGGTGGACCGTCGCTGGGTGCGCGTGCTGTCGCAGCAGGTGCAGGCGGCCGAAGTTGAACTCACCGCGGATCTCGCGGAAATCCCGGTGACGTTCGAAAAGATTCTCAACATGCGCGCAGGCGATGTCCTGCCGATCGACATTCCCGAGCACATCGTCGCGAAGGTGGACGGCGTGCCGGTGATGGAATGCGGCTACGGAATTTTCAATGGTCAGTACGCGTTGCGCGTCCAGAAGATGATCAGCGCAACCGACACGACGAAGGACGGTGGATATGAGTGA
- the fliN gene encoding flagellar motor switch protein FliN produces MSDLNGTPEAQLPAGEPQAADPAMDDWASALAEQNNGAEVSAAAAGVFQPLSKVAPTTTRNDIDMILDIPVQMTVELGRTKIAIRNLLQLAQGSVVELDGLAGEPMDVLVNGCLIAQGEVVVVNDKFGIRLTDIITPSERIRKLNR; encoded by the coding sequence ATGAGTGACCTCAACGGCACGCCGGAAGCGCAACTGCCGGCAGGCGAACCGCAGGCCGCGGACCCCGCGATGGACGACTGGGCCAGCGCGCTCGCCGAGCAGAACAACGGCGCCGAAGTGAGCGCGGCGGCAGCGGGCGTGTTCCAGCCGCTGTCGAAGGTCGCACCGACGACGACGCGCAACGACATCGACATGATTCTGGACATCCCCGTCCAGATGACCGTCGAACTCGGCCGCACGAAGATCGCGATCCGCAATCTGCTGCAGCTCGCGCAGGGCTCGGTCGTCGAACTCGACGGCCTCGCCGGCGAACCGATGGACGTGCTCGTCAACGGCTGCCTGATCGCGCAGGGCGAAGTGGTGGTCGTGAACGACAAGTTCGGCATCCGTCTGACGGACATCATCACGCCGTCCGAACGCATCCGGAAACTGAATCGATGA
- the fliO gene encoding flagellar biosynthetic protein FliO: MKSAVRGRAQAALASLSLCIAIVVVCAGTAHAADINAVNNAARIASGVGAGTAVPSLGVGAVLQTLVGLAVVIGLVFGFAWLARRLGLQPSQRGGLVKTIGGASLGGKERVAVVEIGDTWLVLGASPGNVRLLHTMPAGSAEVPGADASSAAPLSGTFGQRFREAMKGEVGKRLNRPGGGDQ, translated from the coding sequence ATGAAGTCTGCCGTGCGCGGGCGCGCGCAAGCCGCGCTCGCATCGCTTTCGCTCTGCATCGCAATCGTTGTCGTCTGTGCCGGCACCGCGCACGCGGCCGACATCAACGCGGTGAACAACGCCGCGCGCATAGCATCCGGCGTCGGCGCGGGCACAGCCGTTCCGTCGCTCGGCGTCGGTGCGGTACTGCAGACACTGGTCGGTCTCGCGGTCGTCATCGGGCTGGTGTTCGGCTTTGCCTGGCTCGCGCGACGCCTCGGCCTGCAGCCGTCGCAACGCGGCGGCCTCGTGAAGACGATCGGCGGCGCATCGCTCGGCGGCAAGGAGCGCGTCGCGGTCGTCGAGATCGGCGATACGTGGCTTGTGCTCGGCGCGTCGCCGGGCAATGTCCGTCTGCTGCATACGATGCCTGCGGGCAGCGCAGAAGTCCCCGGCGCGGATGCATCGTCCGCTGCCCCGCTCTCCGGCACGTTCGGCCAGCGCTTTCGCGAAGCGATGAAAGGCGAAGTCGGCAAACGCCTGAACCGCCCCGGCGGCGGAGACCAATGA